Proteins found in one Bacteroidota bacterium genomic segment:
- a CDS encoding acyloxyacyl hydrolase → MKIQTIPAVLLFILTSFCCIAQEDAPAVPPKLKGWVFECAGFAGRQIKIYPDYPKNGINGYFEANVGYKTFGTKPWHADWRYPQYGVAFLYGYLGNPAVLGNNYSLLPYLLLESKDERKIAADVRVGVGLAYFDTRYNRISNPENIIIGSRFTGIANLSVNLRKRLSSHWALYGGVSFIHCSNGHSHLPNVGMNTVALNAGIRYYPAGKPAPLKKESTAAAKDRRVMMNLRFGYGTHEFGSATKPLGGAHYPVYALSLFASIRVGKISNVHAGIFVNYYTGFYDYIRNQNFYDSGQIRKSVTASIFVGHEFLIGRFGLVWQSGVNIYNPFQRDYYKLLLGSGTSAMLKTYWCNKIGGQVYLFRTSEVRRFNMWFGIYIKTNLLTADFAESAVGIRF, encoded by the coding sequence ATGAAGATTCAAACAATTCCGGCGGTACTGCTATTCATATTAACCTCTTTTTGCTGCATTGCGCAGGAAGATGCCCCTGCCGTGCCTCCTAAATTGAAAGGCTGGGTGTTTGAATGTGCCGGTTTCGCCGGAAGGCAAATAAAGATATATCCCGATTATCCGAAAAATGGCATTAACGGATATTTTGAAGCCAACGTGGGATATAAAACATTTGGAACAAAACCATGGCATGCCGACTGGCGTTATCCGCAGTACGGAGTGGCGTTTCTTTACGGATATCTGGGCAATCCCGCCGTATTGGGAAATAACTACAGCCTGCTTCCCTATCTGCTTCTTGAAAGCAAGGATGAAAGAAAAATCGCTGCCGATGTAAGAGTAGGCGTGGGTCTTGCATATTTCGATACCCGATACAACCGCATTTCAAACCCCGAAAATATTATCATAGGGTCACGTTTTACGGGCATTGCCAACCTTTCGGTAAATTTGAGAAAGAGACTCAGCAGCCACTGGGCTCTGTACGGCGGAGTCAGTTTTATACACTGCAGCAACGGACATTCGCACCTGCCCAATGTGGGGATGAATACCGTAGCTCTGAATGCCGGAATACGCTATTATCCTGCAGGGAAACCCGCACCGCTTAAAAAAGAAAGCACCGCTGCCGCAAAGGACCGTCGTGTTATGATGAACCTGCGTTTCGGTTATGGAACACATGAGTTCGGCTCGGCCACCAAACCCCTGGGCGGAGCGCATTATCCGGTATATGCACTGAGCCTGTTTGCATCCATAAGAGTGGGTAAAATAAGCAATGTTCATGCGGGCATTTTTGTGAATTATTATACCGGTTTTTATGATTACATCCGCAACCAGAATTTTTATGACTCCGGACAAATAAGAAAATCAGTAACGGCGAGTATTTTCGTTGGACACGAATTTTTGATCGGGCGTTTTGGGCTGGTTTGGCAGAGCGGTGTCAATATTTACAATCCCTTTCAGCGCGATTATTACAAATTATTGCTGGGCAGCGGAACATCGGCCATGCTGAAAACGTACTGGTGCAATAAAATTGGCGGACAGGTTTACCTGTTTCGTACATCGGAGGTGCGGCGCTTCAATATGTGGTTTGGTATTTACATAAAAACGAATCTGCTGACCGCCGACTTTGCCGAAAGTGCTGTGGGGATTAGGTTTTGA
- a CDS encoding superoxide dismutase, with translation MIHELPKLPYGHDALEPYISAKTIEFHYGKHHQAYVTNLNKLIVGTEFENLSLEEIVKKATAGIFNNGAQIWNHTFYWNCMKPNGGGLPTGDMAAAINRDFGSFEQFKEKFSTAAATLFGSGWAWLVKNADGTLGIVQESNAGNPLRNGLTPLMTCDVWEHAYYLDQQNKRPDYIASFWNLIDWNAVGARL, from the coding sequence ATGATACACGAACTTCCAAAATTGCCTTACGGACACGATGCTCTGGAACCGTATATTTCGGCAAAAACCATTGAATTCCATTATGGAAAGCATCATCAGGCTTATGTTACCAATTTAAACAAGCTTATTGTTGGAACTGAATTTGAGAATCTGAGTCTTGAAGAAATTGTAAAGAAAGCCACTGCCGGCATTTTCAACAATGGTGCGCAGATATGGAATCACACATTTTACTGGAACTGCATGAAGCCAAACGGCGGCGGACTGCCCACCGGCGATATGGCGGCAGCCATTAACCGCGACTTCGGAAGCTTTGAACAATTCAAAGAAAAATTCAGTACCGCAGCAGCAACATTGTTTGGCTCGGGCTGGGCATGGCTTGTAAAGAATGCCGACGGTACGCTGGGTATTGTTCAGGAAAGCAATGCCGGAAATCCGCTTCGCAACGGACTTACACCGCTCATGACCTGCGATGTGTGGGAACATGCCTACTACCTTGACCAGCAGAACAAACGCCCTGATTACATAGCATCCTTCTGGAATCTCATAGACTGGAATGCTGTTGGCGCACGCTTATAG
- a CDS encoding phosphate ABC transporter substrate-binding/OmpA family protein translates to MKSRLTPLAKLLIVIVVIGGIAFGLYKSGLISKIAPKGKTTNNDEYADDIKDETIIRIGVNTWGGFAGGQYFNEGFKASKESRFLKDYGFIADFKLLDDFNQCREAWKTDQIDVMYATVDGFVTEVGGLKEFEPQVIFQCDWSRGGDAIVVRRGINGVADLEGKKVAFAEMTASHTFLLWMLEAGGLDYSKIIPVKVSSGLEAADLFKKEQVDAAVVWSPDDADCVAKVAGSKVLQSTKQASNIIADVFVAKKKFIEKNKKVMKGLVEGFLKGNAELNASDANRKKAAKILAEGMQQPEDFCYQAISNVRLCTYGDNVNFFNLKGNYTGVTGEDIYNQMSLKYSKAGYPTANVPTWRMVSNSSLLADISLSGPDNAAEENAKFNAPTDANKTAGAITTKRASISFASGSYALDENAKYIVDHEFVDIAKSFANARIRIEGNTDNTGNPARNKKLSEQRAQAVVDYLIKTYGFDKNRFVIIGNGSDKPVADNGTLEGKARNRRTDFEIIPN, encoded by the coding sequence ATGAAATCAAGACTCACACCTTTGGCAAAACTGCTCATCGTAATTGTAGTGATTGGCGGTATCGCATTTGGCCTTTATAAATCGGGGCTCATCAGCAAGATTGCGCCCAAAGGCAAAACAACCAACAATGACGAGTATGCCGATGATATCAAGGATGAGACCATCATCCGTATCGGTGTGAATACCTGGGGCGGATTTGCCGGTGGACAGTACTTCAACGAAGGTTTTAAAGCCAGCAAAGAATCGCGTTTTTTGAAAGACTATGGATTCATTGCCGATTTTAAATTACTCGACGATTTTAACCAGTGCCGCGAAGCATGGAAAACAGACCAGATAGACGTTATGTATGCCACCGTCGATGGTTTTGTAACCGAAGTAGGCGGGCTCAAAGAATTTGAACCTCAGGTAATCTTTCAGTGCGACTGGTCGCGCGGAGGTGATGCCATTGTAGTAAGGCGCGGCATCAATGGCGTTGCCGACCTCGAAGGCAAAAAGGTGGCTTTCGCCGAAATGACAGCCAGCCACACATTCCTGCTGTGGATGCTCGAAGCCGGCGGTCTCGATTATTCCAAAATCATTCCCGTAAAGGTATCGAGCGGTCTGGAAGCTGCCGACCTGTTTAAAAAAGAACAGGTGGATGCTGCCGTAGTGTGGAGTCCCGATGATGCCGACTGTGTCGCTAAAGTTGCCGGCTCTAAAGTGCTGCAAAGCACCAAACAGGCATCGAATATTATTGCCGATGTGTTTGTTGCAAAAAAGAAATTCATCGAGAAGAATAAAAAAGTGATGAAAGGACTTGTGGAAGGATTTCTGAAAGGCAATGCCGAACTGAACGCCTCAGACGCCAATCGCAAAAAAGCAGCTAAGATACTGGCCGAAGGTATGCAGCAGCCCGAAGATTTTTGCTATCAGGCTATCAGCAATGTGCGCCTCTGTACTTACGGCGATAATGTCAACTTCTTCAATCTGAAAGGCAATTATACCGGCGTTACCGGCGAAGATATCTATAACCAGATGTCTCTGAAATATTCTAAAGCAGGATATCCCACGGCAAATGTGCCTACATGGAGAATGGTTTCAAACTCATCGCTATTGGCGGATATCAGCCTCAGCGGACCCGATAACGCTGCCGAAGAAAACGCAAAATTCAATGCACCTACCGATGCCAACAAAACAGCCGGTGCCATTACTACCAAACGTGCCAGCATTTCATTTGCAAGCGGCTCATACGCGCTCGACGAAAATGCAAAATACATTGTTGATCACGAATTTGTTGACATAGCAAAATCCTTCGCCAATGCTCGTATCCGCATTGAAGGCAATACCGACAATACCGGAAACCCTGCCCGCAACAAGAAGCTCAGCGAACAACGAGCACAGGCAGTTGTGGATTATCTTATCAAAACGTATGGTTTTGACAAGAACCGCTTCGTGATTATTGGTAATGGCTCCGATAAGCCTGTTGCCGACAATGGAACTTTAGAAGGCAAAGCCCGCAATCGTCGTACTGATTTTGAAATCATACCGAACTAA
- a CDS encoding ABC transporter permease subunit codes for MKLFRINGQISKKTGLLIEIGGFLFILCLWLIVTADIGPLSISHADLKTSFQGDTISQNPVVLAHGDTIECKSPAAKYTWYHNDAEIKEAKSPALKCAEKGSYFLEITAADGKTSRTETIVMKKGPIVKRGILPSPIAMVKSFGELHTEDALVRNTAYSVALNFAGYLEAIALALLLGFLIGLVPFFGSFLGRYVDAIRFLPLTAVTGLFIAWFGIETNMKVQFLAFGIFVYLLPVVVQRIKEVEKTYLQTAYTLGASSWQTIRTVFWPSVTSRIFDDIRVLTAISWTYIIVAEMINRTGGVGSMIWLAARQSRLDKVFAILFVIIIIGIIQDKLFQWLDKLLFPYKRA; via the coding sequence ATGAAACTATTCCGGATTAACGGACAAATATCAAAAAAAACAGGACTGCTGATAGAAATCGGAGGATTTCTGTTCATACTGTGCCTGTGGTTGATTGTTACGGCCGATATCGGGCCGCTGTCCATCAGCCATGCCGACCTTAAAACCAGCTTTCAGGGCGATACCATTTCGCAAAATCCTGTTGTACTGGCACATGGCGACACCATTGAGTGTAAATCGCCGGCGGCAAAATATACCTGGTATCACAACGATGCCGAGATAAAAGAAGCGAAAAGTCCTGCGCTGAAATGCGCCGAAAAAGGAAGCTATTTCCTTGAAATTACGGCTGCCGACGGCAAAACATCGCGCACCGAAACAATTGTGATGAAAAAGGGACCGATAGTGAAGCGCGGAATATTGCCATCGCCCATTGCCATGGTAAAATCATTTGGAGAGCTTCATACCGAAGATGCGCTTGTTCGCAACACAGCCTATTCAGTGGCACTCAATTTTGCGGGTTACCTGGAAGCCATTGCACTGGCATTGCTGCTCGGCTTCCTGATTGGTCTGGTGCCTTTCTTCGGAAGCTTTCTGGGCCGTTATGTCGATGCCATCCGTTTTCTGCCGCTCACAGCCGTTACAGGGCTGTTTATAGCATGGTTCGGCATAGAAACCAATATGAAGGTTCAATTCCTTGCATTCGGTATTTTTGTGTACCTGCTTCCGGTAGTAGTGCAGCGTATTAAGGAAGTTGAAAAAACCTATCTGCAAACAGCCTACACCTTAGGCGCATCTAGCTGGCAGACCATACGAACCGTTTTCTGGCCTTCGGTTACCTCGCGTATTTTTGATGATATCCGCGTATTGACAGCTATTTCATGGACATACATCATCGTGGCCGAAATGATTAACCGCACGGGTGGCGTGGGCTCCATGATTTGGCTCGCCGCAAGACAAAGCCGTCTCGATAAGGTATTTGCGATACTGTTCGTAATCATCATCATCGGCATTATTCAGGATAAGCTGTTTCAGTGGCTTGATAAACTGTTATTCCCTTACAAACGCGCCTAA
- a CDS encoding ABC transporter ATP-binding protein — translation MTVKFKNTDLPDIIELKNVCQTYDNGKSHVIKDLDMLVEDIPGQGQFIVVLGASGCGKSTLLRYIAGLQTPTKGEVLIKGKPREEADRIGMVFQQYSSFPWMSVVENVALGLEYKGVAKKERIEKAMEMIKIVGLEGHEKKYAKYPTLSGGQLQRVAIARSLLVNQDIILMDEPFGALDTYTRLHMQEFLLKIWEKVNLTVIFVTHDINEAVYLGEQVFIMSANPGQIVEKIDIEMPANRNRDLKRSKQFVDMVYYIEDKMMSIQKAEA, via the coding sequence ATGACTGTAAAATTCAAAAATACCGACCTTCCCGATATCATTGAGCTTAAAAATGTTTGTCAAACCTACGACAACGGGAAATCGCATGTTATCAAAGATCTTGACATGCTTGTTGAAGATATTCCCGGCCAGGGTCAGTTCATTGTTGTACTGGGAGCCTCCGGTTGCGGAAAATCAACATTGCTGCGTTACATTGCCGGATTGCAAACACCCACCAAAGGCGAAGTGCTGATTAAAGGAAAACCGCGTGAGGAAGCCGATCGCATAGGTATGGTATTTCAGCAGTATTCATCATTTCCATGGATGTCGGTGGTGGAAAATGTGGCACTTGGCCTCGAATACAAAGGCGTTGCTAAAAAAGAGCGCATTGAAAAGGCGATGGAGATGATAAAAATTGTCGGTCTTGAAGGGCATGAAAAAAAATATGCCAAATATCCGACACTCTCAGGTGGACAATTACAGCGTGTTGCCATTGCCCGAAGCCTGCTGGTGAATCAGGATATTATACTGATGGACGAACCCTTTGGTGCACTCGATACTTACACGCGCCTGCATATGCAGGAGTTCCTGCTTAAAATCTGGGAGAAGGTGAACCTTACGGTGATATTTGTTACACACGATATCAATGAAGCCGTTTATCTGGGCGAACAGGTGTTCATCATGAGTGCTAACCCTGGTCAGATAGTAGAAAAAATTGACATCGAAATGCCTGCCAATCGCAACCGCGACCTCAAACGCAGCAAGCAATTTGTTGATATGGTATACTACATTGAAGATAAAATGATGTCGATACAAAAAGCGGAAGCCTGA
- a CDS encoding choice-of-anchor J domain-containing protein, with protein sequence MKKLSFLTMVAASMLLAAIIPTARGQVIYSEDFDNVGGPTSGGAGTYSFPANMLKRNVDNLTPNAAVSYVNEAWERREDFSFNTGDSCAFSTSWYSPAGTANDFMWTPAIGPLPANCLLSWNGVAYDPAYPDGYEVRIMTVTPTGGTGTIGNQITNSTILWSTLGEATTWTNHQISLAAYAGQTVYIGFRNNSTDMFLLLIDDILVEVPNNYDAAVLSTTPISEYTMIPKQQVTPLTLGGSIKNQGALSITNVRMKADVYNSSNTLVYTTTSAPVASMATLTTQNFVCGTFTPTVPDYYLVEYMSLINETDETPSNDTLADGIIITDTTYARDDATVAGSLGIGAGNGGYLGQQFTINTATDIRSVSYYVTGGYHTDRTAVVVWNMVGGVPSTVIASTDTIYYPDDSARLYTLPIYGGPYTLVPGEYVVTAVEFDSTLRLATTDAIYTATKTWVNWPTNPNGTWSHNEDFSFIKSYILRPNLYTCAVITAGVTKTDASCATCPDGSATANPSNGVAPYSFLWNTTDTTAGLTLLMPGTYTVTITDAFGCQATESVTVSFNTGIEEFSNEFNVMPNPNNGLFELVFTGNPGDNASIEICSIVGEVIYKQSIENNGSMKTRINLGDIASGCYMLRYKSNDHIAMKRLIIK encoded by the coding sequence ATGAAAAAACTTTCCTTTTTAACAATGGTAGCGGCATCCATGCTTTTGGCTGCAATAATACCAACGGCCCGGGGGCAGGTGATTTACAGTGAAGACTTCGATAATGTTGGTGGACCAACCAGTGGTGGTGCCGGTACGTATTCCTTCCCGGCAAACATGCTAAAACGCAATGTTGACAACCTCACTCCAAATGCTGCCGTTTCTTATGTAAATGAGGCGTGGGAACGACGCGAGGATTTCAGCTTCAACACGGGTGATTCCTGCGCATTTTCAACCTCATGGTACAGCCCGGCAGGCACAGCAAATGATTTTATGTGGACACCGGCCATTGGACCGCTGCCGGCAAATTGCCTGCTCAGCTGGAATGGTGTTGCTTATGACCCTGCGTACCCCGATGGTTACGAAGTGCGTATCATGACCGTTACTCCTACCGGTGGCACCGGCACAATAGGAAACCAGATAACAAACTCAACTATTTTGTGGTCAACTTTGGGAGAAGCTACTACCTGGACAAATCATCAGATCAGCCTTGCAGCCTATGCCGGACAGACTGTTTATATTGGATTCCGCAATAATTCAACTGATATGTTTTTATTGCTAATTGACGATATTCTTGTTGAGGTACCTAATAATTATGACGCAGCCGTACTTTCAACAACGCCTATTTCAGAGTACACCATGATTCCTAAGCAGCAGGTAACCCCTTTAACATTGGGCGGTTCGATTAAGAACCAGGGTGCACTTTCTATTACCAATGTGAGGATGAAAGCCGATGTGTACAACAGTTCCAACACGCTGGTTTACACTACAACAAGCGCTCCTGTTGCAAGCATGGCCACACTGACTACGCAGAATTTTGTTTGCGGTACATTTACGCCGACCGTTCCTGATTATTATCTCGTGGAATATATGTCCCTTATTAATGAAACAGATGAAACACCATCAAATGATACGCTGGCCGATGGTATTATTATTACCGACACCACTTATGCCCGTGATGATGCAACTGTTGCAGGTTCACTAGGTATTGGCGCAGGAAATGGCGGGTACCTGGGACAGCAGTTTACAATTAATACTGCGACCGATATCAGGTCAGTGTCCTATTATGTAACCGGAGGTTACCATACCGACCGCACTGCAGTAGTGGTCTGGAATATGGTTGGAGGAGTTCCAAGTACGGTAATTGCCTCAACAGATACCATTTACTATCCGGATGACTCTGCCAGATTATATACGCTGCCAATATACGGCGGACCGTATACTCTTGTACCCGGCGAATATGTGGTTACTGCCGTGGAGTTTGACAGCACGCTCCGACTCGCCACCACAGACGCTATTTATACCGCGACAAAGACATGGGTAAACTGGCCTACAAATCCCAATGGCACCTGGTCGCACAACGAGGATTTTAGTTTCATTAAATCCTACATTCTCAGACCTAATTTATACACCTGTGCCGTAATCACAGCGGGGGTTACAAAAACAGATGCAAGCTGCGCTACATGCCCCGACGGAAGTGCAACTGCTAATCCTTCGAACGGAGTGGCCCCATACAGTTTCCTCTGGAACACTACAGACACAACAGCCGGTTTAACGTTGCTGATGCCGGGCACTTATACTGTCACAATAACGGATGCATTTGGTTGCCAGGCAACAGAATCTGTGACCGTTAGCTTCAATACCGGTATAGAAGAATTCAGCAACGAATTCAATGTGATGCCGAATCCAAACAACGGATTATTTGAACTGGTATTCACCGGCAATCCGGGCGATAATGCCAGTATTGAAATCTGCAGTATTGTTGGTGAAGTCATCTACAAACAATCCATTGAAAATAATGGTTCGATGAAAACCCGAATCAACCTTGGAGATATTGCTTCCGGTTGTTATATGCTTCGTTACAAAAGCAATGATCATATTGCCATGAAGCGGCTTATCATCAAGTAA
- the uraA gene encoding uracil permease produces MERRTIGIHERLPFLESLPLSFQHLTAMFGGTILAPILLGVDPAIALLMNGIGTLIYSWVTKGGIPAYLGSSFAFIAPALLIISAYGGYSHAQSGFIFFGLFFVLMSFVVKKWGIRWINVVMPPTVMGAVVAIIGLELAPVAAQQAGLAPWPTTAGSVVLPFMIDHNVLIVSMTTLGVGIIGSVLFRGFMQVIPILFAVFTGYITALSLGMVNTSMIGNAAWFALPRFSAPVFDLNAIVIIAPACIVVLAEHISHLIVTGRITGSDLLEKPGLHRSLLGDGISNILSGLVGSTPNTTYGENIGVMAITRVYSVWVLRGAAVLAILFSCIGKVSAAISTIPIPVMGGITLLLYGIIAVQGFRMFVEQKVDFSKNRNMVLGAITFVAGISGAGINIGSVQLKGMALAAVVGVLLSLSFWCFEKIGLMKDHSEIH; encoded by the coding sequence ATGGAACGTCGCACAATAGGCATTCACGAGAGATTGCCATTCCTTGAAAGTTTACCGCTCAGTTTTCAGCACCTCACGGCCATGTTTGGCGGAACCATACTGGCGCCTATTCTGCTGGGTGTTGATCCGGCTATTGCACTACTGATGAACGGCATCGGCACACTGATTTATTCATGGGTGACCAAAGGCGGCATTCCGGCCTATCTGGGCTCCAGCTTTGCATTCATAGCTCCTGCCCTGCTCATTATTTCCGCCTATGGCGGATACAGTCATGCACAGTCGGGTTTCATCTTTTTCGGTTTGTTCTTCGTACTGATGTCGTTTGTAGTAAAAAAATGGGGCATTCGATGGATTAATGTCGTGATGCCACCTACCGTAATGGGCGCCGTGGTTGCCATCATCGGTCTCGAACTGGCGCCTGTAGCGGCACAGCAGGCAGGTCTGGCACCCTGGCCAACGACGGCGGGCAGTGTGGTGCTTCCTTTTATGATTGACCACAACGTGCTCATCGTTTCAATGACCACCTTAGGCGTGGGAATCATCGGCTCTGTGTTGTTCCGGGGCTTCATGCAGGTAATTCCAATATTGTTTGCCGTTTTCACCGGCTATATAACTGCACTTTCTCTGGGCATGGTAAATACATCGATGATTGGCAATGCTGCATGGTTTGCTCTTCCGCGATTCAGTGCACCGGTTTTCGACCTGAATGCCATCGTTATCATTGCTCCCGCATGCATTGTAGTACTTGCCGAACACATCAGCCATTTAATTGTAACAGGCAGAATCACCGGATCCGATCTTCTTGAAAAGCCGGGATTACATCGTTCTCTGCTGGGCGATGGCATCAGTAATATTCTTTCAGGGCTTGTCGGTTCAACGCCCAATACAACTTACGGTGAGAATATCGGAGTTATGGCCATTACCCGTGTGTATTCCGTTTGGGTGCTGCGTGGCGCGGCAGTGCTTGCCATTTTGTTTTCATGTATTGGAAAAGTATCGGCGGCTATTTCAACGATACCGATACCTGTAATGGGAGGCATCACATTGCTTTTGTACGGCATCATTGCCGTTCAGGGTTTCAGAATGTTTGTTGAACAAAAAGTGGATTTCAGCAAAAACAGGAATATGGTACTCGGCGCTATCACCTTTGTTGCGGGAATAAGCGGTGCAGGTATCAATATCGGCTCGGTACAACTGAAAGGAATGGCTTTGGCCGCCGTAGTTGGCGTGCTTTTATCCCTTTCATTCTGGTGTTTTGAAAAAATCGGTTTAATGAAGGACCATTCTGAAATACATTAA
- a CDS encoding type II toxin-antitoxin system HipA family toxin: MATIKTDVWVFADWAGMAQPKCIGMLSAQYTKGRRNYSFEYDPFWLQSKEQLILDPDIGWFSGVQFPNRKDNFGMFLDSMPDTWGRTLMKRRSAMIAKKEGKAFPVLHDIDFLLGVQDECRMGALRFKLDKDGPFVDYSKDFSVPPWTSAIELQHSVEMIESNENNEEMKSWLAVLVAPGSSLGGARPKASIIDKSGQLWIAKFPSKNDSYDKAAWEFLAFRLAILSGIEMAESKLQIITGKYHTFFTKRFDRIQRNRIHFASAMTMIGKNEIMLRDEPASYLELAEFIKFSGAENKKDLHQLWRRIVFNIMISNTDDHPRNHGFILTDRGWRLSPAFDVNPSVEKDGLSMNIDMDNNALDIDLAKSVAQYFMLSNDQAEKTIREIRFVVGKWKSIAKEIGIKKAELENMESAFRT; this comes from the coding sequence ATGGCAACAATCAAAACAGATGTTTGGGTTTTTGCAGACTGGGCGGGCATGGCACAGCCAAAATGCATTGGTATGCTTTCGGCACAGTATACTAAAGGGCGCAGAAATTACAGTTTTGAATACGATCCATTTTGGCTTCAATCCAAAGAGCAATTAATCCTTGATCCTGACATTGGGTGGTTTTCCGGTGTGCAGTTCCCGAACAGGAAAGATAATTTCGGAATGTTTCTAGACTCAATGCCGGACACATGGGGCAGGACACTGATGAAAAGAAGATCGGCGATGATTGCAAAAAAAGAAGGGAAAGCATTTCCCGTATTACACGATATTGACTTTTTACTTGGTGTACAGGACGAATGCCGGATGGGGGCACTAAGGTTTAAATTGGACAAAGATGGGCCATTCGTTGATTATTCCAAAGATTTTTCCGTGCCGCCATGGACCTCTGCGATAGAGTTACAACATTCCGTGGAAATGATTGAATCTAATGAGAATAATGAGGAAATGAAAAGCTGGCTTGCTGTTTTAGTTGCACCCGGTTCATCTTTGGGTGGCGCGAGACCCAAAGCATCTATTATAGATAAATCGGGACAATTATGGATTGCCAAGTTTCCATCGAAAAACGATTCTTATGATAAGGCCGCCTGGGAGTTTCTTGCTTTTCGGTTGGCTATACTTTCGGGAATTGAAATGGCCGAATCAAAACTTCAAATAATCACCGGAAAATATCACACCTTTTTCACAAAACGATTCGACAGAATACAAAGGAACAGGATTCACTTTGCTTCGGCAATGACCATGATTGGGAAGAATGAAATAATGCTCAGGGATGAACCGGCAAGTTATCTTGAATTGGCAGAATTTATAAAGTTTTCCGGCGCAGAGAATAAAAAGGACCTGCACCAACTTTGGCGGCGCATTGTTTTTAATATTATGATTTCAAATACGGATGATCATCCAAGGAATCATGGCTTTATATTGACAGACCGGGGATGGCGGCTATCTCCGGCATTTGATGTCAATCCTTCTGTTGAAAAAGATGGATTATCAATGAATATTGACATGGATAATAATGCACTTGATATTGATTTGGCTAAAAGTGTAGCACAGTATTTTATGTTATCCAATGACCAGGCTGAAAAAACAATCCGCGAAATCAGGTTCGTTGTCGGCAAATGGAAGTCCATCGCTAAAGAGATTGGAATTAAAAAGGCCGAGTTAGAAAATATGGAATCTGCGTTTAGAACGTGA
- a CDS encoding helix-turn-helix transcriptional regulator — protein sequence MRTKKQILFPKHQKILEQLGENIRLARKRRKLTTIQVSERAGIDRTTLYQIEKGNSSVSMGAYFNVLRVLGLQDDFLKLAFDDDFGRKLQDMYLLKNK from the coding sequence GTGAGGACAAAAAAACAAATCCTATTTCCAAAGCACCAGAAAATTCTGGAGCAACTCGGAGAAAACATAAGATTAGCCCGAAAAAGAAGAAAACTGACAACGATTCAGGTTTCTGAACGGGCAGGGATCGATCGTACTACCCTCTACCAAATAGAGAAAGGAAATTCAAGCGTATCAATGGGTGCATATTTTAATGTTCTGCGGGTTTTAGGATTACAGGACGATTTTTTAAAACTGGCTTTCGATGATGATTTTGGCAGAAAACTTCAGGATATGTATCTTTTGAAAAACAAATAG